The proteins below come from a single Ailuropoda melanoleuca isolate Jingjing chromosome 1, ASM200744v2, whole genome shotgun sequence genomic window:
- the LOC100468082 gene encoding SNRPN upstream reading frame protein-like, whose translation MEWATDHVHLRWDTEQHGAEGDVHVKHSRTASLSHQECHLYPQQSQQQQIPMVAFQAELRQAFRGETPRGA comes from the coding sequence ATGGAGTGGGCCACGGACCATGTACACCTGAGATGGGATACAGAACAGCATGGAGCAGAGGGGGATGTCCACGTCAAACACAGCAGGACAGCCTCGCTGAGCCACCAAGAGTGTCATCTGTATCCACAGCAATCTCAGCAGCAGCAAATACCTATGGTGGCTTTCCAGGCGGAACTGAGACAGGCATTCCGGGGTGAGACACCAAGAGGTGCTTAA